Proteins encoded within one genomic window of Nitrospina gracilis 3/211:
- a CDS encoding tetratricopeptide repeat protein, which yields MAQQHKLTKKDLKEPDSLQRFGGRMVAFLDANRALVFGIVGLVLALLVGSWLWTESEHRKWQEMEKLYFEMEKLQKRQQTEPDENVTSQMQALLKEFSDGPQKIRAQLLMAETFFEKSDYDSAIQEYTLVMQQARRNSLNYVLAQKGLAYAHEAKKDFQKAVEIYKSIIDSSSDFPLFYIHMGLVRCYEALNDPQNANLMLREMKNKFPSHPDLEKVDRKLRQLE from the coding sequence ATGGCCCAGCAACACAAACTCACCAAAAAAGACCTGAAAGAACCCGATTCCCTGCAACGCTTCGGCGGCCGTATGGTCGCATTTCTGGATGCGAACCGGGCTCTGGTGTTTGGAATAGTGGGCTTGGTGCTTGCCCTGCTTGTGGGTTCCTGGTTGTGGACCGAAAGTGAACACAGGAAATGGCAGGAGATGGAGAAACTGTATTTCGAAATGGAAAAACTGCAGAAGCGCCAACAAACCGAGCCGGATGAAAATGTTACAAGCCAGATGCAGGCTTTGCTGAAAGAGTTTTCCGATGGGCCCCAAAAAATACGTGCGCAATTGCTGATGGCGGAAACCTTTTTCGAAAAGAGTGACTACGATTCGGCCATTCAGGAATATACCCTGGTGATGCAGCAGGCCAGGCGGAATTCCCTGAATTACGTGCTAGCCCAGAAAGGGCTTGCGTATGCCCACGAAGCTAAAAAAGATTTTCAGAAGGCCGTCGAAATTTACAAATCTATTATAGACAGCTCTTCCGACTTCCCGCTATTCTATATCCACATGGGTCTGGTCCGCTGTTACGAAGCGTTGAATGACCCTCAGAACGCAAACTTGATGTTAAGAGAAATGAAGAACAAGTTTCCCAGCCATCCGGATCTGGAGAAGGTGGACCGGAAGTTAAGGCAACTCGAGTAA
- a CDS encoding SH3 domain-containing protein produces MESSIVLEKNCTVHLKEKGEVCNRLNKGTRVQVLQARGNWLKITWRNGKKKGWIEIPCNSSGDRAAHA; encoded by the coding sequence ATGGAAAGTAGTATTGTACTGGAAAAAAACTGCACCGTTCACCTGAAGGAAAAGGGTGAAGTCTGCAATCGCCTGAATAAAGGGACCCGGGTTCAGGTATTGCAAGCCCGGGGAAACTGGTTGAAAATCACCTGGCGAAACGGAAAGAAAAAGGGATGGATCGAGATTCCCTGCAATTCTTCCGGAGACCGGGCCGCCCATGCTTAA
- a CDS encoding M48 family metallopeptidase, with protein MGQKADPQVIAQYGLYQDKELQLYVNQLGQNLVSNMSNPEFSRYFFKVVDSSQVNAFALPGGYIYVTRGLLAMVNSEAELVGVLGHEIAHVTQHHGAKQIIRQIGAQILSIGGAIASPKNAGEWLMISTQLFNTINLGYGRDAELESDAHGLMIAQKSGYDPNAMVEFLSNLRQQEILTGQVYHSFQATHPDTKERIIRADTLSDSINKRHGGVLKKNREGYLQKIKGMEYGGRVHKSDRRDYDQEYIDIYKVKPGDTFRSIATGQLGDEKKIGISLF; from the coding sequence ATGGGGCAGAAAGCCGACCCCCAGGTGATTGCCCAGTACGGATTGTACCAGGACAAAGAACTGCAGTTGTACGTGAACCAGCTTGGGCAGAACCTGGTCAGCAATATGTCCAACCCGGAATTCAGCCGCTATTTCTTCAAGGTCGTGGACAGTTCGCAAGTCAACGCCTTTGCCCTTCCCGGGGGATATATTTACGTCACCCGCGGCCTTCTTGCCATGGTCAACAGTGAAGCGGAACTTGTGGGCGTGTTGGGCCATGAAATCGCCCATGTAACCCAGCATCATGGGGCGAAACAGATAATCCGCCAGATCGGTGCACAGATTCTGAGCATCGGAGGCGCTATTGCCAGTCCAAAGAATGCCGGCGAGTGGCTGATGATCAGCACACAATTGTTCAATACGATCAACCTGGGCTACGGCCGCGATGCGGAATTGGAATCCGATGCCCACGGGTTGATGATTGCGCAGAAGTCAGGATACGATCCCAATGCCATGGTTGAATTTTTAAGTAACCTGCGCCAACAGGAAATCCTGACAGGTCAGGTGTACCACAGTTTTCAGGCGACCCATCCGGACACCAAGGAACGGATCATTCGTGCTGACACCCTTTCCGATTCGATCAACAAACGCCATGGTGGAGTCCTTAAAAAAAATCGTGAAGGGTATCTTCAAAAAATAAAAGGAATGGAATACGGCGGACGGGTTCACAAAAGCGATCGGCGGGATTATGATCAGGAATATATCGACATTTATAAAGTGAAGCCCGGCGACACCTTTCGCAGTATTGCCACAGGTCAATTGGGAGACGAAAAAAAGATTGGGATATCGCTATTTTGA